Proteins encoded in a region of the Streptomyces sp. NBC_00310 genome:
- a CDS encoding IclR family transcriptional regulator, with the protein MSQTVDRALSILPLLAEGPADLGRVADRLGVHKSTALRLLRTLHEHGLVYRQSDQRYRLGARLFALAQEAVENLDIREIAHPHLVRLNEHCGHTVHLAVYEENEVLYIDKVESRYPVRMYSRIGKPVAITVAAVAKLCLADLPEAERRALAEKLDYPMYTPRSTPNAPAFLKELARVREQGWATDLGGHEESINCVAAPVRGADGRVVAAMSVSAPNVVVTADELLTLLPLVRRTADAISGEYSGRTPAKDTV; encoded by the coding sequence ATGAGCCAGACCGTCGACCGCGCACTGAGCATCCTGCCGCTGCTGGCCGAGGGCCCCGCCGACCTCGGCCGGGTCGCCGACCGCCTGGGCGTCCACAAGTCCACGGCCCTGCGCCTCCTGCGGACCCTCCACGAACACGGCCTCGTCTACCGCCAGTCCGACCAGCGCTACCGCCTGGGCGCCCGCCTCTTCGCCCTCGCCCAGGAGGCCGTGGAGAACCTCGACATCCGCGAGATCGCCCACCCCCACCTCGTACGCCTCAACGAGCACTGCGGCCACACCGTCCACCTCGCCGTCTACGAGGAGAACGAGGTCCTCTACATCGACAAGGTCGAGAGCCGCTACCCGGTCCGTATGTACTCCCGGATCGGCAAGCCGGTCGCCATCACGGTCGCCGCCGTCGCCAAGCTGTGCCTCGCCGACCTCCCCGAAGCCGAGCGCCGCGCCCTCGCGGAGAAGCTCGACTACCCCATGTACACGCCCCGTTCGACCCCCAACGCCCCCGCCTTCCTCAAGGAGCTGGCGCGGGTCCGCGAACAGGGCTGGGCCACCGACCTCGGCGGCCACGAGGAGTCCATCAACTGCGTCGCCGCGCCCGTCCGCGGCGCCGACGGCCGGGTCGTCGCCGCGATGTCGGTCTCCGCGCCCAACGTCGTCGTCACCGCCGACGAACTCCTCACCCTGCTGCCGCTGGTCCGCCGCACCGCGGACGCGATCAGCGGCGAGTACTCCGGCAGAACCCCAGCGAAGGACACCGTATGA
- a CDS encoding RidA family protein has protein sequence MTDKIALTPKTHTAPPAKFSHGVKKGNILQVAGQVGFLPAVEGQPPTPAGPTLRDQTLQTLANVQVILEEGGATWDDVMMIRVYLTDVDHFAEMNALYNEYFARHLTAAPAARTTVYVGLPAGLLIEIDALAVLDS, from the coding sequence ATGACCGACAAGATCGCGCTCACCCCGAAGACCCACACCGCCCCGCCCGCGAAGTTCTCCCACGGCGTCAAAAAGGGCAACATCCTCCAGGTCGCCGGCCAGGTCGGCTTCCTCCCGGCCGTCGAGGGGCAGCCCCCGACCCCGGCCGGCCCCACCCTCCGCGACCAGACCCTCCAGACCCTCGCCAACGTCCAGGTGATCCTGGAGGAGGGCGGCGCCACCTGGGACGACGTGATGATGATCCGCGTCTACCTGACCGACGTGGACCACTTCGCCGAGATGAACGCGCTCTACAACGAGTACTTCGCACGACACCTCACCGCGGCCCCGGCAGCCCGCACGACGGTCTACGTCGGCCTCCCGGCAGGCCTCCTGATCGAGATCGACGCGCTGGCGGTACTGGACAGCTGA
- a CDS encoding M14 family metallopeptidase, giving the protein MRLRMRGRSAPGGTGRRSGRRTAALATLLALALAAPVAATTTDATATSAERPKASADDIRQYEVHMHSDSKSRTALQQAGVTVDDADDHSVFISGRADQIKKLKQQGYEVTPLGAVPDRSNGEDDVRLFDFPSADSRYHNYAEMTNEINSVVSANSSIASQRVIGTSYQGRNIVAIKISDNVGTDEAEPEVLFTHHQHAREHLTVEMALYLLNELTSDYGTDSRVTNMVNNREIWIIPDLNPDGGEYDVATGSYRSWRKNRQPNSGSSAVGTDLNRNWNYRWGCCGGSSGSTSSDTYRGTAAESAPEVKVVANFVRSRVVGGVQQIRTGIDFHTYSELVLWPFGYTTADTTTGMTADDRNAFATVGGKMATSNGYTPEQASDLYITDGSIDDWLWGNQKIFAYTFEMYPGSAGGGGFYPPDEVIARETARNRDAVLQLLENSDCMYRSIGKEAQYC; this is encoded by the coding sequence ATGCGACTCCGCATGCGCGGCAGGTCGGCGCCCGGCGGCACGGGCAGGAGATCAGGCCGCCGCACCGCCGCCCTCGCCACCCTGCTGGCCCTGGCTCTCGCCGCCCCGGTCGCCGCGACGACCACGGACGCGACGGCGACCAGCGCCGAGCGACCCAAGGCCTCGGCGGACGACATCCGCCAGTACGAGGTCCACATGCACTCGGACAGCAAGTCCCGCACGGCGCTGCAACAGGCCGGCGTGACCGTGGACGACGCCGACGACCACTCGGTGTTCATCTCCGGGCGCGCGGACCAGATCAAGAAGCTGAAGCAACAGGGCTACGAGGTCACGCCGCTCGGCGCGGTCCCCGACCGGTCGAACGGCGAGGACGACGTACGGCTCTTCGACTTCCCGTCCGCCGACTCCCGCTACCACAACTACGCGGAGATGACGAACGAGATCAACTCCGTGGTCTCGGCGAACAGTTCCATCGCCAGCCAGCGGGTCATCGGCACCTCGTACCAGGGCCGGAACATCGTCGCCATCAAGATCAGCGACAACGTCGGCACGGACGAGGCCGAGCCCGAGGTGCTGTTCACCCACCACCAGCACGCCCGTGAGCACCTCACCGTCGAGATGGCGCTCTACCTGCTCAACGAGCTGACCTCCGACTACGGGACCGACTCCCGGGTCACCAACATGGTGAACAACCGCGAGATCTGGATCATCCCGGACCTCAACCCGGACGGCGGAGAGTACGACGTCGCCACCGGCTCGTACCGCTCGTGGCGCAAGAACCGGCAGCCCAACAGCGGTTCGTCGGCCGTCGGCACCGACCTCAACCGCAACTGGAACTACCGCTGGGGCTGCTGCGGCGGCTCGTCCGGCTCCACCTCCTCGGACACCTACCGGGGTACGGCCGCCGAGTCCGCGCCCGAGGTGAAGGTCGTCGCGAACTTCGTGCGCAGCCGGGTCGTCGGCGGGGTCCAGCAGATCAGGACCGGCATCGACTTCCACACGTACAGCGAGCTGGTGCTGTGGCCGTTCGGGTACACGACCGCCGACACGACGACGGGGATGACGGCGGACGACCGCAACGCGTTCGCGACCGTCGGCGGGAAGATGGCCACCAGCAACGGGTACACGCCCGAGCAGGCCAGTGACCTCTACATCACGGACGGGTCGATCGACGACTGGCTGTGGGGCAACCAGAAGATCTTCGCCTACACGTTCGAGATGTACCCGGGGTCGGCCGGGGGTGGCGGGTTCTACCCGCCCGACGAGGTCATCGCCCGGGAGACCGCGCGGAACCGGGACGCGGTGTTGCAGCTGCTGGAGAACTCGGACTGCATGTACCGGTCGATCGGCAAGGAAGCGCAGTATTGCTAG
- a CDS encoding ATP-binding protein produces the protein MGAGHLSVEYDPRPTAAAQARAQVRRQLEGWGLLDQTDTAELLVSELVTNALVHAESRLKLTLSAAHGVLRCEVSDTDGRPPRVRQTTEISESGRGMFLVDALAGRWGCHQDGPGKTVWFELGTCGSDGCGSAPLG, from the coding sequence ATGGGTGCGGGCCACTTGAGCGTCGAGTACGACCCTCGTCCCACCGCCGCCGCACAGGCCCGCGCGCAGGTGCGCAGGCAGCTGGAGGGATGGGGACTGCTCGACCAGACCGACACGGCGGAACTGCTGGTGAGCGAACTCGTCACCAACGCGCTGGTGCACGCGGAGAGCCGACTGAAGCTGACCCTGTCGGCCGCGCACGGTGTCCTGCGCTGCGAGGTGTCGGACACGGACGGCCGCCCGCCCCGGGTGCGTCAAACGACGGAGATATCGGAGAGCGGCCGAGGGATGTTCCTGGTGGACGCGCTCGCCGGGCGCTGGGGTTGCCATCAGGACGGGCCGGGCAAGACCGTGTGGTTCGAGCTCGGCACGTGCGGGTCCGACGGCTGCGGTTCCGCTCCGCTGGGTTGA
- a CDS encoding Nramp family divalent metal transporter codes for MADTTGNPTDTPATSDTNPPPRTSSWKYIGPGIVVAATGVGAGDLVATLIAGSNFGYTLLWAAVIGCLVKISLAEAAGRWHLSTGRTLFDGWASLGRWTTWFFVVYVVIWGFVYGAAAMSSSALPLQALFPDVMDLKWWAVLCGLSGLVFVWFNKYEVFEKVMTVLVGVMFVVTVYLAIRVTPNLPDALAGLLPVLPDEKDSILNTLGLIGGVGGTITLAAYGYWVNAKGWTNTGWMKVMRLDNRVAYITTGIFVIAMLFVGAELLHSANVAIASGDKGLIQLSDILADEYGTATAKFFLIGFFATSYTSLIGVWHGVSLMFADFVERFRRKGAVTGEEVASGRREKSWPFRAYLLWLTFPPIVLLFQGQPFRLIILYGVLGAAFLPFLAGTLIWLLNSSRTPREWRNGFVSNGMLALAGLLFLVLALKQIWDQPWADFF; via the coding sequence ATGGCGGACACCACGGGAAACCCCACTGACACCCCGGCAACATCCGACACCAACCCCCCACCCCGCACATCAAGTTGGAAGTACATCGGCCCCGGCATCGTCGTCGCCGCGACCGGTGTCGGGGCCGGCGACCTGGTCGCGACCCTGATCGCGGGCAGCAACTTCGGCTACACCCTGTTGTGGGCGGCCGTCATCGGCTGTCTCGTCAAGATCTCCCTCGCCGAGGCGGCCGGCCGCTGGCACCTGTCCACCGGCCGGACCCTCTTCGACGGCTGGGCGAGCCTCGGCCGCTGGACGACGTGGTTCTTCGTCGTGTACGTCGTGATCTGGGGCTTCGTATACGGCGCGGCCGCGATGTCCTCCAGCGCCCTGCCCCTCCAGGCGCTGTTCCCTGACGTCATGGACCTCAAGTGGTGGGCCGTCCTGTGCGGCCTGAGCGGTCTGGTCTTCGTCTGGTTCAACAAGTACGAGGTCTTCGAGAAGGTCATGACGGTCCTCGTGGGCGTCATGTTCGTGGTGACCGTCTACCTGGCGATCAGGGTCACCCCCAACCTCCCGGACGCGCTGGCGGGGCTGTTGCCGGTCCTCCCCGACGAGAAGGACTCGATCCTCAACACCCTCGGCCTGATCGGCGGCGTCGGCGGCACGATCACGCTGGCCGCGTACGGCTACTGGGTCAACGCCAAGGGCTGGACCAACACCGGCTGGATGAAGGTCATGCGTCTCGACAACCGGGTCGCGTACATCACCACCGGCATCTTCGTGATCGCCATGCTCTTCGTCGGCGCCGAACTGCTGCACTCCGCCAACGTCGCCATCGCCAGCGGCGACAAGGGCCTGATCCAGCTCAGCGACATCCTGGCCGACGAGTACGGCACGGCCACCGCCAAGTTCTTCCTGATCGGATTCTTCGCCACTTCGTACACCTCCCTCATCGGCGTCTGGCACGGCGTGAGCCTGATGTTCGCGGACTTCGTGGAACGCTTCCGCAGGAAGGGGGCGGTGACGGGCGAGGAGGTCGCCTCCGGCCGCCGGGAGAAGTCCTGGCCGTTCCGCGCGTACCTGCTCTGGCTGACCTTCCCGCCCATCGTCCTGCTCTTCCAGGGCCAGCCGTTCCGCCTGATCATCCTCTACGGCGTCCTCGGCGCCGCCTTCCTCCCCTTCCTCGCCGGCACCCTCATCTGGCTACTGAACTCCTCCCGCACGCCCCGGGAATGGCGCAACGGCTTCGTCAGCAACGGGATGCTGGCCCTCGCCGGCCTGCTGTTCCTGGTCCTGGCCCTGAAGCAGATCTGGGACCAGCCGTGGGCGGACTTCTTCTGA
- a CDS encoding SigE family RNA polymerase sigma factor codes for MRPVRADGYQEFAAARAGHLYRSACLLTGGDTHLAEDLVQETLGRLYVKWGRVRQAENPAGYAQTVLTRTFLAHQRRRSSRERATDVIPDVPAAPGSDSSLRLTLVEALAQLPPKDRAVVVLRYWEDRSIEETAASMNASSAAVRTRCVRALARLRVLLGDGIGEYVTP; via the coding sequence ATGAGACCAGTCCGCGCGGACGGATACCAGGAGTTCGCGGCGGCGCGTGCGGGGCATCTCTACCGGTCCGCGTGTCTGCTCACCGGCGGAGACACCCATCTCGCCGAGGACCTCGTGCAGGAGACGCTCGGGCGGTTGTACGTGAAGTGGGGGCGGGTGCGGCAGGCGGAGAACCCGGCCGGGTACGCGCAGACCGTGCTGACCAGGACCTTCCTCGCCCATCAGCGGCGGCGTAGCAGCAGGGAACGGGCCACGGACGTGATTCCGGACGTGCCCGCCGCGCCCGGCTCCGACTCCTCCCTGCGGCTCACCCTCGTCGAGGCGCTGGCCCAACTGCCGCCCAAGGACCGGGCCGTGGTCGTCCTGCGCTACTGGGAGGACCGGTCCATCGAGGAGACCGCCGCGTCGATGAACGCCAGTTCGGCGGCGGTCCGCACACGATGCGTCCGCGCCCTCGCCCGGCTGCGCGTGCTCCTCGGGGACGGCATCGGTGAGTACGTCACCCCCTGA
- a CDS encoding helix-turn-helix domain-containing protein — protein sequence MAGRTSPTERQKRLGAEVRRMRTAAGMTGEYAAGLLGVDRGKISNIESGTRAISADRLRTLACNCDCDDEAYVSALVAMAQPAERGWWERYRGSLPAGLLDIAELEHHAVRIRSVHLIHMPGLLQSSDHAQAVFKAALPPLPDHEIALRLAHRLERQRVLQNDDPTEYVGILHEAALRMQFGGRKVARGQLDHLLAVSEWANMALRVFPFDAGSFPGAGQTVIYMEGPVPELDTVQVDSTHGPEFLYQEAQLSKYRTQLDWMEKRALSPEESRAFIQDIASQL from the coding sequence ATGGCCGGGAGGACATCTCCGACGGAGCGGCAGAAGCGGCTCGGGGCGGAGGTACGGAGGATGCGCACCGCTGCCGGTATGACCGGGGAGTACGCCGCCGGACTGCTCGGTGTGGACCGAGGCAAGATCTCCAACATCGAATCGGGCACACGTGCCATCAGCGCCGACCGGCTACGTACGTTGGCCTGCAACTGCGACTGCGACGACGAGGCTTACGTCAGCGCCCTGGTCGCCATGGCGCAACCCGCCGAGCGGGGCTGGTGGGAGAGATACCGGGGCAGCCTTCCCGCCGGGCTCCTCGACATCGCCGAGTTGGAACACCACGCCGTGCGGATCCGCAGCGTTCACCTGATCCACATGCCTGGGCTCCTTCAGTCCAGCGACCACGCCCAAGCCGTCTTCAAGGCCGCGCTGCCGCCACTGCCCGACCATGAGATCGCCCTGCGGCTCGCGCACCGCCTGGAGCGTCAGCGTGTGCTGCAGAACGACGACCCCACCGAGTACGTCGGGATACTTCACGAGGCGGCGCTGCGCATGCAGTTCGGCGGACGCAAGGTCGCACGGGGGCAGCTCGATCATCTTCTCGCCGTGTCGGAGTGGGCCAACATGGCGCTACGGGTCTTCCCGTTCGACGCGGGCTCGTTCCCTGGCGCTGGGCAGACCGTGATCTATATGGAAGGCCCCGTGCCGGAGCTCGACACCGTGCAGGTCGACAGCACCCACGGACCGGAATTCCTATACCAGGAGGCCCAGTTGTCCAAGTACCGAACCCAACTGGATTGGATGGAGAAGCGCGCACTGTCTCCCGAGGAGTCGCGCGCCTTCATCCAGGACATCGCCAGCCAACTCTGA
- a CDS encoding ATP-binding protein: protein MPEAPSACPVPPASSSKTSRTWECRLDLPNDPRTPRVARHTIRAALLGHACSQDLTDTAELLTSELLSNAVKHSDGLITVTLRASPDRLHVAVLDNHPDLPSPLPSTTDHEFGRGLFLVDALADVWGRYPVTGDFRKRGWKVVWFELSTAGG from the coding sequence ATGCCCGAAGCGCCCTCGGCCTGCCCTGTCCCGCCCGCATCCTCCTCGAAGACTTCCCGCACCTGGGAATGCCGCCTGGACCTGCCCAACGACCCCCGGACCCCACGCGTCGCCCGCCACACGATCCGCGCCGCACTCCTCGGTCACGCCTGCTCCCAGGACCTCACCGACACAGCGGAACTACTGACTTCGGAGCTGCTCTCCAACGCGGTGAAGCACTCCGACGGCCTCATCACCGTCACCCTCCGCGCCAGCCCCGACCGCCTCCACGTCGCCGTCCTGGACAACCACCCCGATCTCCCCAGCCCCCTCCCCTCCACCACCGACCACGAGTTCGGCCGGGGCCTGTTCCTCGTCGACGCGTTGGCGGACGTCTGGGGCCGCTACCCCGTCACCGGAGACTTCCGAAAGCGCGGCTGGAAGGTGGTGTGGTTCGAGTTGTCTACCGCGGGCGGCTGA
- a CDS encoding putative T7SS-secreted protein, which yields MGGWIPDGVEDKLKGAANTVVGKAEEVYDDGKKLVGEGIDKGTDYAGERLEDMGFKGVADKVEDWGDGAASALGATPGEQQLGETEQANELVHGNVGRIQESAKHLKDFHTAFDKVGDGMRKLDSSQWKGQAADTFREKFAMHPKKWMRAADACDKAAKALDAYADTVKWAQGQAQDAIDAYKAGMKASKAAVEAYNAKVDTYNAKVKAGEDPGPKPAEFSDPGKADIALAHELLREARRQRNEAARTATTSIRAALEHAPAELPPALKLAANFADQGASSAVELTHVVGGVVKGGAGIITFGRSMNALDPYNIAHPAEYYQNVNMTLAGLTSTVAHPDRALKDAWQSAKKDPSEFGGRVVLDLLGTKGAGAARGAVTGGIKGALKHTLDDAAEAGGAQRGLRDTVGKAPQEHDNPGQKVQKDPTDPVDLTTGKMYLPQTDVVLPGALPLVFRRRVESGYHFGRWFGPSWSSTVDQRLQIDSEGVVFVTEDGLLLAYPHPAPGVPTLPSHGPRWPLDREDGGYTVTDPQAHRVWHFTDRGDDLAVIEQIDDRNGNWLTFEYDTEGTPLGIVSSAGYDVRVTTEAGRITALHLASGNQELKRYGYTDGNLTEVVNSSGLPLRFTYDETGRVTSWTDTNNRGYTYEYDDRDRCVAEGGTHGHMSLRFTYGERDSATGHRVTTTTTGEGHTRRFVINDACQVVTEIDPLGAATHFERDRYHRLLSHTDPLGHTTTYRYDETGNPTVVTRPDGREARAEHNELGLPIRVVNPDGTVVRQTYDERGNRTSVTGPTGHTTHFTYNESGHLTAVTDPLGHTATVRCDPAGLPLEITDPLGAVTRYERDPFGRPVTLTDPTGAVTRLEWTVEGHLACRTAADGTTESWTYDGEGNRTTHTDPMGAVSHFEYTHFDLLTARTGPDGVRYEFDHDKELRLTRVTNPQGLTWAYEYDAAGNLVTETDFDDRTLTYTHDEAGRLKTRTNALGQVVSFERDELGQVLRKDAAGDVTTYAYDMTDQLAQATGPDGTTLTILRDRFGLVRSETVDGRELTYKYDEFGRRISRTTPTGATTTWTYDATGRRTGMTASGRTIDFTYDEAGRELTRHIGETVTLHHTFDSIGRLTTQSVMAADDRSIQHRSYSYRSDGNLTGIDDQLSGSRHFDLDTAGRVTAVHAANWTETYAYDEAGNQTSASWPTDHPGQEATGLRSYEGTRITRAGKVRYEHDALGRITLRQKPRLSRKADTWRYEWDAEDRLTSVTTPDGTRWRYTYDPLGRRTAKLRLSADGKAVIEQIDFTWDGTTLCEQTTKSPALPNPVTLTWDHQGLRPISQTERITAVATPQEEIDSRFFTIVTDLVGTPSELVDEHGEIVWRTRSTLWGTTAWAVSSSTYTPLRFPGQYYDPETGLHYNYFRHYDPETARYLTPDPLGLTPAPNPAAYVHNPLEEIDPKGLSPCRQAVAEDFGVARKAVIEPKVVYRGDTRPPELVFENGFSPKGTNEDIGKYSLYDTPSNWVGTSKSVSEAGNFPQSARGRGTWVYEIRGAGYGVDVNRSLGGAIRSWINGTGFPSEREVIFRSIDPSNIVRAEYWRYGRPTGEIIENPGYIE from the coding sequence CGACAAGGTCGGCGACGGCATGCGCAAGCTGGACTCCTCCCAGTGGAAGGGCCAGGCCGCCGACACCTTCCGCGAGAAGTTCGCCATGCACCCCAAGAAGTGGATGCGTGCGGCGGACGCCTGTGACAAGGCCGCCAAGGCGCTCGACGCGTACGCGGACACGGTCAAGTGGGCCCAGGGCCAGGCCCAGGACGCCATCGACGCCTACAAGGCGGGCATGAAGGCGTCCAAGGCGGCGGTGGAGGCGTACAACGCCAAGGTCGACACCTACAACGCCAAGGTGAAGGCCGGTGAGGATCCCGGCCCGAAGCCGGCGGAGTTCAGCGACCCCGGCAAGGCGGACATCGCCCTCGCCCACGAACTCCTCAGGGAGGCCCGCCGCCAGCGCAACGAGGCCGCACGCACCGCCACCACCTCGATCAGGGCCGCCCTGGAACACGCCCCCGCCGAACTACCCCCCGCCCTCAAACTCGCCGCCAACTTCGCCGACCAGGGTGCGTCATCGGCCGTGGAACTCACCCATGTCGTCGGAGGCGTCGTCAAGGGCGGCGCGGGCATCATCACCTTCGGCCGCAGCATGAACGCCCTCGACCCGTACAACATCGCCCACCCCGCCGAGTACTACCAGAACGTCAACATGACGCTCGCGGGGCTCACGTCGACGGTCGCCCACCCCGACCGGGCCCTCAAGGACGCCTGGCAGTCCGCCAAGAAGGACCCGTCCGAGTTCGGGGGCCGCGTCGTCCTCGATCTCCTCGGGACCAAGGGGGCGGGGGCGGCGCGCGGGGCGGTGACGGGCGGGATCAAGGGCGCGCTCAAGCACACCCTGGACGACGCGGCCGAGGCGGGAGGAGCCCAACGCGGGCTGAGGGATACCGTCGGCAAGGCGCCCCAAGAGCACGACAACCCCGGCCAGAAGGTCCAGAAGGACCCGACCGACCCGGTCGACCTCACCACGGGCAAGATGTACCTGCCCCAGACGGACGTGGTGCTTCCAGGTGCTCTCCCCCTCGTCTTCAGACGGCGTGTGGAGTCCGGCTACCACTTCGGCCGCTGGTTCGGCCCGTCGTGGTCCTCGACGGTCGACCAACGCCTGCAGATCGACTCCGAGGGCGTCGTCTTCGTCACCGAGGACGGCCTGCTCCTCGCCTACCCCCATCCGGCACCGGGCGTCCCGACCCTCCCCAGCCACGGCCCCCGCTGGCCCCTGGACCGCGAGGACGGCGGCTACACGGTCACCGACCCTCAGGCGCACCGCGTCTGGCACTTCACCGACCGCGGAGACGACCTGGCCGTCATCGAACAGATCGACGACCGCAACGGCAACTGGCTCACCTTCGAGTACGACACCGAGGGCACCCCGCTCGGCATCGTCTCCAGCGCCGGATACGACGTACGCGTCACCACGGAGGCAGGCCGGATCACGGCACTCCACCTCGCCTCCGGCAACCAGGAACTGAAGCGCTACGGCTACACGGACGGCAACCTGACCGAGGTCGTCAACTCCTCCGGCCTCCCCCTCCGCTTCACGTACGACGAAACCGGCCGCGTCACGTCCTGGACGGACACGAACAACCGCGGCTACACGTACGAGTACGACGACCGGGACCGCTGCGTCGCCGAGGGCGGCACGCACGGCCACATGAGCCTCCGCTTCACCTACGGCGAACGGGACTCGGCAACCGGTCACCGCGTGACGACCACGACAACGGGCGAGGGCCACACCCGCCGCTTCGTGATCAACGACGCCTGCCAGGTCGTCACCGAGATCGACCCCCTCGGCGCCGCCACCCACTTCGAACGGGACCGCTACCACCGCCTCCTCTCCCACACGGACCCCCTCGGCCACACGACCACGTACCGCTACGACGAGACCGGCAACCCGACCGTCGTCACACGCCCGGACGGCCGCGAGGCGAGGGCCGAGCACAACGAACTCGGTCTGCCGATACGGGTGGTGAACCCGGACGGCACGGTCGTCCGCCAGACGTACGACGAACGGGGCAACCGCACATCCGTGACCGGGCCGACCGGCCACACCACCCACTTCACGTACAACGAATCGGGCCACCTGACCGCCGTAACGGACCCCCTCGGCCACACGGCAACGGTCCGCTGCGACCCCGCCGGTCTCCCGTTGGAGATCACGGACCCCCTCGGCGCGGTCACCCGCTACGAACGTGACCCCTTCGGCAGACCCGTCACCCTCACGGACCCAACGGGTGCGGTGACCCGGCTGGAGTGGACGGTCGAGGGCCACCTCGCCTGCCGCACCGCCGCCGACGGCACGACGGAGTCGTGGACGTACGACGGCGAGGGCAACCGCACCACCCACACGGACCCGATGGGCGCCGTCTCCCACTTCGAGTACACCCACTTCGACCTCCTGACGGCCCGCACGGGCCCGGACGGGGTGCGCTACGAGTTCGACCACGACAAGGAGCTACGTCTGACGCGGGTGACCAACCCGCAGGGCCTGACGTGGGCATACGAGTACGACGCCGCAGGCAACCTGGTCACGGAGACGGACTTCGACGACCGCACCCTCACGTACACCCACGACGAGGCGGGTCGCCTGAAGACCCGCACGAACGCGCTCGGCCAGGTGGTTTCCTTCGAGCGCGACGAACTGGGCCAAGTGCTCCGCAAGGACGCGGCGGGCGACGTCACGACGTACGCGTACGACATGACGGACCAGCTCGCCCAGGCGACAGGCCCGGACGGTACGACGCTGACGATCCTGCGCGACCGCTTCGGTCTGGTGCGCTCGGAGACGGTCGACGGCCGCGAACTGACTTACAAATACGACGAGTTCGGTCGACGGATATCCCGCACAACACCGACAGGGGCAACAACGACCTGGACGTACGACGCGACCGGTCGCCGCACGGGGATGACAGCCTCGGGCCGCACCATCGACTTCACCTACGACGAAGCCGGCCGCGAACTGACCCGTCACATCGGCGAAACGGTCACCCTGCACCACACCTTCGACTCCATCGGCCGCCTGACGACCCAGTCGGTGATGGCGGCAGACGACCGCTCGATCCAACACCGCTCATACTCCTACCGCTCCGACGGCAACCTGACCGGCATCGACGACCAACTCTCCGGCTCCCGCCACTTCGATCTGGACACGGCGGGCAGGGTGACCGCGGTCCACGCGGCGAACTGGACGGAGACGTACGCCTACGACGAGGCGGGCAACCAGACGTCTGCGTCGTGGCCGACGGACCACCCGGGCCAAGAGGCGACGGGACTGCGCTCGTACGAGGGCACCCGCATCACCCGCGCGGGCAAGGTCCGCTACGAGCACGACGCCCTCGGCCGCATCACTCTCCGCCAGAAGCCCCGCCTGTCCCGCAAAGCGGACACCTGGCGGTACGAGTGGGACGCCGAGGACCGCCTCACCTCGGTGACCACACCGGACGGCACCCGCTGGCGATACACGTACGACCCGCTGGGCCGCCGCACGGCGAAACTCCGTCTGTCAGCCGACGGCAAAGCGGTCATCGAGCAGATCGACTTCACCTGGGACGGCACAACCCTCTGCGAACAGACCACAAAGTCCCCGGCTCTGCCGAACCCGGTCACCCTGACCTGGGACCACCAAGGCCTGCGGCCCATCTCCCAGACGGAACGCATCACCGCAGTCGCCACTCCGCAAGAGGAGATCGATTCCCGCTTCTTCACCATCGTCACCGACCTGGTCGGCACCCCTAGCGAACTCGTCGACGAACACGGCGAGATCGTCTGGCGGACACGGAGCACGCTCTGGGGCACAACAGCCTGGGCCGTCAGCAGTAGCACCTACACACCTCTCCGCTTTCCCGGCCAGTACTACGACCCCGAAACCGGCCTCCACTACAACTACTTCCGCCACTACGACCCCGAAACCGCCCGCTATCTCACCCCCGACCCTCTCGGCCTCACCCCTGCGCCCAATCCCGCCGCATACGTCCATAACCCGCTGGAGGAAATAGACCCGAAAGGATTGTCCCCCTGCCGCCAAGCTGTCGCAGAGGACTTTGGTGTCGCACGAAAGGCAGTAATCGAACCTAAAGTAGTCTATCGAGGAGATACGCGCCCACCTGAACTAGTTTTTGAAAATGGCTTTTCACCGAAGGGAACCAACGAGGACATCGGAAAATATTCACTCTACGACACCCCATCAAACTGGGTCGGCACAAGCAAGAGCGTCAGCGAGGCAGGTAATTTTCCGCAGTCGGCCAGAGGACGCGGCACCTGGGTTTACGAGATCCGCGGCGCCGGGTATGGCGTAGATGTCAACCGCTCACTAGGAGGCGCTATTCGCTCTTGGATAAACGGCACCGGCTTCCCGTCCGAGCGAGAGGTGATTTTCAGGAGCATCGATCCGAGCAACATCGTACGCGCGGAATATTGGCGCTACGGAAGGCCGACGGGAGAAATCATCGAGAACCCGGGATATATAGAGTGA